A window from Bufo bufo chromosome 1, aBufBuf1.1, whole genome shotgun sequence encodes these proteins:
- the LOC120986503 gene encoding uncharacterized protein LOC120986503, with amino-acid sequence MWSPSSFLLLLILELSPRPGDFQGASQFKVCPECKKLLPEKDVKPAFYQILVRKAIYTECPNNIIRFQLPKGGIFCGEKTESWVNNVTNCIKQDRDSCLQQSESQKDFSKGSNEKPPITMLETTTSTAGSTQTWKGGTSKPSEEIYTTQKILETTIGLSITSPDSEQQNNLLQGNEPSIDQPNEKSKMKQMTIAIVSLLLIVLVMTSVGVYVWCRKVRFSECRRPFQERTVMYQPAPSEDKIEPGP; translated from the exons GTGACTTCCAGGGAGCCAGTCAGTTCAAAGTTTGTCCGGAATGCAAAAAGTTACTTCCGGAAAAAGATGTGAAGCCAGCGTTCTATCAGATTCTGGTTAGAAAAGCGATTTATACAGAGTGCCCAAACAACATCATCAG atTTCAGCTGCCAAAAGGAGGAATCTTCTGTGGCGAGAAAACTGAATCATGGGTGAACAACGTCACCAATTGCATTAAACAGG ATAGAGATTCTTGCCTACAGCAGTCTGAGAGTCAAAAAGATTTTTCCAAAGGCTCCAACGAGAAACCACCTATAACCATGCTTGAAACTACAACATCTACAGCCGGGTCCACACAGACCTGGAAAGGAGGAACATCGAAACCTTCAGAAGAGATTTACACCACACAGAAAATCCTAGAGACCACGATAGGTCTCTCCATCACTAGCCCGGATTCAGAACAGCAAAACAACTTACTGCAAG GTAATGAACCTTCAATCGATCAGCCCAATGAGAAGAGCAAAATGAAACAAATGACGATAGCCATTGTCTCATTACTTTTAATTGTCCTGGTAATGACGTCTGTTGGAGTGTATGTTTGGTGCCGAAAAGTGAGGTTCTCTGAATGTAGGAGACCTTTCCAAGAAAGAACTGTGATGTACCAACCAGCACCTTCAGAGGACAAAATAGAGCCAGGACCATGA